From Scomber scombrus chromosome 13, fScoSco1.1, whole genome shotgun sequence, a single genomic window includes:
- the LOC133993256 gene encoding INO80 complex subunit D-like yields the protein MYEGKHIHFSEVDNKPLCSYSPKLCKQRRLNGYAFCIRHVLEDKTAPFKQCEYVAKYNSQRCTNPIPKSEDRRYCNSHLQVLGFIPKKERKKKHDALEDMRSRAHLESVALNITVPSLALKASNGLDELPPSPPCTRLLPLPDGELLDPFAFYEDDTDGEEVGTPRKSNAIKKKLQSRLVLNQKLCHDTDLFQPPPEHFNPSPAPRVHPSSPLNSHLPRQQSGLLQPPQHSSGTSFIFPGQQQGLLCNPPPPQTVNFLPPGALANAAPSPVQPSGPSLSRKMPFTATHLVVMRPAAFSPSASCLARLQHLVQLCAKRHREHGDLFPHLGLDWSEDSADDDEEEEEEEEDDTDRFVPCQNSWRPQNGLEEDGDSSRRTRLLRLCSYLQEKYKHMCRQERASIRQKRYRYAFRKALLHAASKNPDCAGQLIQELRGSSRSSSSVAPAKQQNTDTGTCTGSTKGQACNNRALPFTQHCFQHILLNRSQQLFASCTAKFADGQQCSIPVFDITHQTPLCEEHAKKMDNFLRGDGNRRVQHQQQQRKPRKKTKPPALTKKHKKKRRRGPWRPQKPIPPALPQGNLGMPSTSLAMPSQASIRSPSTPDLSTEELPDDITNEMADIPNDLELNQEDFSDVLPRLPDDLQDFDLFEGKNGELLPTTEEAEELVRALQAMGSYPDSLVCLTSMGDLAPSEGVDHRAMSVFPGPVQPGGMGDLLNSRIPTENFTSLELEDNLLQSTGGHFPPSPPSQPANPPPTSGSNLTSSSSTVAPSTTSLLTQTSLTERTFSRTHTSHVLAKSDAPTSSPQGSHYSSEHVPSPYSDQITSPHASSFQTDTPLLLEVPLSGVPGPPRSSWNNMPLPITDPTQFGNLIGSESHLISTSLSTPPATTHSVTLQPMAALSAMPQSGLTGLTSPPAPSSSLPSSSHDLLTSTQPKQQLPQFSAAFGHQLASHSGIPKDVQPSHSSTAPPAGFSIVSATAASANSATPPFTQSK from the exons ATGTATGAaggcaaacacatacacttctCAGAGGTGGACAATAAGCCGTTGTGCTCATACAGCCCAAAGCTCTGCAAGCAGCGCAGACTAAATGGCTACGCTTTCTGTATCCGGCACGTTCTGGAGGATAAGACAGCCCCCTTCAAGCAATGTGAATATGTGGCCAAGTATAATAGCCAGCGATGTACCAACCCCATCCCAAAGTCTGAGGACCGcag ATACTGCAACAGTCACCTGCAGGTTCTTGGCTTTATCCCCAAGAAAGAGCggaaaaagaaacatgatgCTTTGGAGGATATGCGCTCGCGGGCTCACCTGGAGTCAGTGGCTCTCAATATAACTGTGCCATCTTTAGCTTTGAAAGCTTCCAATGGTCTAGATGAACTTCCCCCATCTCCCCCATGTACACGCCTGTTACCCCTTCCTGATGGGGAACTCCTGGACCCTTTTGCCTTTTATGAGGACGACACAGACGGGGAGGAGGTTGGCACTCCTCGGAAGAGCAACGCCATCAAGAAGAAATTACAGAGTCGGCTGGTGCTTAACCAGAAACTCTGCCATGACACGGACCTCTTCCAGCCACCTCCTGAGCACTTTAACCCCTCCCCTGCCCCCCGTGTCCACCCCTCGTCGCCGCTCAACAGTCATCTCCCACGGCAGCAGTCAGGTCTTCTCCAGCCGCCCCAGCACTCCAGTGGGACTTCCTTCATCTTCCCAGGACAGCAGCAGGGTTTATTATGCAATCCACCACCACCTCAGACAGTCAACTTTCTGCCTCCAGGGGCGCTTGCTAATGCAGCACCCAGTCCAGTGCAACCCTCTGGGCCATCACTCAGCAGGAAAATGCCTTTCACTGCTACACACTTGGTAGTCATGCGTCCCGCTGCCTTTTCACCTTCTGCCAGCTGCCTGGCCAGGTTGCAACATCTGGTGCAGCTCTGTGCCAAGAGACACCGGGAGCATGGAGATCTCTTTCCTCATCTAG GATTGGACTGGTCAGAGGACagtgctgatgatgatgaggaggaggaggaggaggaggaggacgacaCAGATAGATTTGTACCCTGTCAGAACTCTTGGAGACCACAGAACGG GTTGGAAGAAGATGGCGATTCCTCTCGGAGAACGCGGCTACTTAGGCTTTGCTCGTACCTCCAGGAGAAGTACAAGCACATGTGCAGGCAGGAGAGGGCAAGTATCCGCCAGAAGAGATATCGCTATGCCTTCCGCAAAGCCTTGCTGCACGCGGCCAGTAAAAACCCTGATTGCGCGGGCCAGCTGATCCAGGAGTTGCGAGGTTCCTCTCGAAGCTCTTCAAG TGTGGCTCCAGCAAAGCAGCAGAACACAGATACAGGGACCTGCACAGGCAGCACAAAGGGCCAGGCCTGCAACAACAGAGCTCTGCCCTTCACTCAGCACTGTTTTCAGC ACATTCTGTTGAATCGTTCCCAGCAGCTCTTTGCTAGTTGCACAGCCAAATTTGCGGATGGTCAGCAGTGCTCCATCCCTGTGTTTGACATCACGCACCAGACACCACTCTGTGAAGAACATGCCAAAAAGATG GATAACTTCCTGCGTGGGGACGGTAACCGACGGgtgcagcaccagcagcagcagcgtaaGCCACGTAAAAAGACCAAACCACCGGCGCTcaccaaaaaacacaagaagaagaggaggagagggccCTGGAGGCCTCAGAAACCCATCCCTCCAGCATTGCCACAGGGGAACCTGGGAATGCCTTCTACAAGCCTAGCAATGCCCTCACAGGCCAGCATCAG GAGCCCTTCAACTCCAGACCTGAGTACAGAGGAGCTTCCTGATGATATCACCAATGAAATGGCAGACATTCCAAATGACCTAGAGCTAAACCAGGAGGATTTCTCTGACGTATTACCCAGACTACCTGATGACTTGCAGGACTTTGACTTGTTTGAAG gtAAGAATGGGGAGCTACTACCCACCACGGAGGAGGCTGAGGAGCTGGTGCGTGCACTGCAGGCTATGGGGTCCTACCCAGACTCTTTGGTGTGCCTGACCTCCATGGGAGACCTGGCCCCTTCAGAAGGAGTGGACCACCGAGCCATGTCTGTGTTCCCTGGTCCAGTCCAGCCAGGGGGCATGGGGGATCTGCTCAACAGCCGCATCCCAACAGAGAACTTCACCAGCCTCGAGCTGGAGGACAATCTACTGCAGTCCACAGGCGGTCACTTTCCTCCCTCGCCACCATCTCAGCCTGCTAACCCGCCCCCAACATCGGGCTCCAACCTGACCTCATCTTCTTCTACAGTAgccccctccaccacctccctGCTCACTCAGACCTCCCTGACAGAGCGAACGTTTTCCCGGACGCACACATCCCACGTCCTGGCCAAGTCAGACGCACCCACATCATCTCCCCAAGGCAGCCACTACAGCAGTGAGCATGTGCCATCCCCATACAGTGACCAAATAACTTCGCCCCATGCCAGCTCCTTCCAGACAGACACCCCTCTGCTGCTGGAAGTCCCTCTTAGCGGGGTACCAGGACCCCCACGCTCGTCATGGAACAATATGCCTCTCCCCATCACTGACCCCACACAGTTTGGCAATCTCATCGGATCAGAAAGTCATCTCATATCCACTTCCCTGTCCACTCCCCCCGCCACCACCCACTCTGTGACGCTGCAGCCTATGGCTGCTCTCTCAGCGATGCCTCAGAGTGGCTTGACAGGCTTAACGTCACCCCCTGCCCCCTCGTCCTCGCTCCCATCCTCTTCACATGATCTCCTGACCTCCACGCAGCCCAAGCAACAGCTCCCTCAGTTCAGCGCGGCCTTTGGCCATCAATTGGCCTCCCACAGTGGCATCCCGAAAGACGTGCAGCCCAGCCACAGCTCCACAGCACCCCCCGCTGGCTTTTCCATAGTTAGTGCCACCGCTGCAAGTGCCAACAGCGCCACACCACCCTTCACGCAAAGTAAATAA
- the LOC133992780 gene encoding NADH-ubiquinone oxidoreductase 75 kDa subunit, mitochondrial-like has translation MLRLPVVSRSLFPAAITKRGAGAVNNGRTAATATAPASNLLEVFVDGAPIMVEPGTTVLQACEKVGMQIPRFCYHERLSVAGNCRMCLVEIEKVPKPVAACAMPVMKGWNILTNSDKTRKAREGVMEFLLANHPLDCPICDQGGECDLQDQSMQFGSDRSRFTEGKRAVEDKNIGPLIKTIMTRCIQCTRCVRFASEIAGVEDLGTTGRGNDLQIGTYVEKMFMSELSGNVIDICPVGALTSKPYAFTSRPWETRKTESIDVLDAVGSNIVVSTRGGEVMRILPRINEDINEEWISDKTRFAYDGLKRQRLTQPMVKNEAGQLVPTTWEDVLTRVAGALQGVGGHDVAAVVGGLVDAETLISLKDLLNRLNSDNLCTEEVFPMAGAGSDLRSNYLLNTGIAGIEEADVLLLVGTNPRYEAPLFNARIRKGWLHNDLQVALVGMEVDLSYTYDHLGESAKVLQEIASGTHPFAQVLAKAKHPVVVVGSSCLQREDGAAIMAAVSTIAQNARISSEVEETWKVLNVLHRVASQVAALDLGYKPGVEAIRKNPPKVLFLVGADADCITRQDLPKDSFIIYQGHHGDVGAPMADIILPGAAYTEKCSTYVNTEGRAQQTKVAVTPPGIAREDWRIIRAISELAGVTLPYDTLDEVRGRLAEVSPNLVRYDDVEEANYFKQANQLSKAVNQAVLTEPLVPPQITVKDFYMTDPISRASQTMAKCVKAVKEGAQAVDEPAIC, from the exons ATGTTGCGTTTGCCTGTTGTGAGCCGGAGTCTTTTTCCAGCAGCCATCACTAAAAGAGGCGCCGGTGCAGTCAACAATG GTCGCACTGCAGCTACAGCAACAGCACCTGCCAGTAACCTCCTGGAGGTGTTTGTGGATGGGGCACCTATCATGGTGGAGCCAGGAACCACAGTGTTACAG GCATGTGAGAAAGTAGGCATGCAGATTCCCCGCTTCTGCTACCATGAGCGCCTGTCAGTTGCTGGTAACTGTCGCATGTGTCTTGTGGAGATAGAAAAAGTTCCCaag CCAGTGGCAGCTTGTGCTATGCCTGTCATGAAGGGCTGGAACATCTTAACCAATTCTGACAAAACAAGGAAGGCGAG AGAGGGTGTAATGGAGTTCCTACTGGCTAACCACCCATTAGATTGTCCAATCTGTGATCAGGGGGGAGAATGTGATCTACAG GACCAGTCCATGCAGTTTGGCAGTGACAGGAGCCGCTTCACAGAGGGCAAAAGAGCTGTGGAAGACAAGAACATTGGCCCGCTCATCAAAACCATTATGACTCGCTGTATCCAGTGCACTCGCTGTGTGCG CTTTGCCAGTGAGATTGCAGGTGTGGAGGACCTGGGCACCACAGGCAGAGGCAATGACCTGCAGATTGGGACCTATGTCGAGAAGATGTTCATGTCGGAGTTATCTGGGAATGTTATTGATATATGCCCGGTCGGGGCCCTGACCTCTAAACCATACGCGTTCACATCTCGCCCTTGGGAAACCAG GAAGACTGAATCCATTGATGTTCTGGACGCTGTGGGTAGTAACATTGTGGTGAGCACTCGTGGCGGTGAAGTGATGAGAATCCTTCCTCGTATTAATGAGGATATAAATGAGGAGTGGATCTCAGACAAAACCAG GTTTGCTTATGATGGACTTAAGCGGCAGAGGCTTACCCAGCCAATGGTGAAAAATGAGGCAGGACAGTTGGTGCCCACAACCTGGGAAGATGTGCTGACTCGTGTTGCTGGAGCA CTGCAAGGAGTTGGGGGACATGATGTTGCTGCAGTTGTTGGAGGCCTTGTGGATGCAGAGACTCTCATTTCCCTGAAAGACTTGCTGAACCGTTTGAATAGTGACAACCTGTGCACTGAGGAGGTGTTCCCCATGGCTGGAGCAGG aagTGATCTGCGTTCAAACTATCTTCTTAACACTGGGATTGCTGGCATTGAAGAAGCTGACGTGCTGCTTCTGGTTGGGACTAACCCACGCTACGAGGCTCCTCTTTTTAATGCAAGAATCAGAAAAGG TTGGCTTCACAATGACTTGCAAGTGGCCCTAGTGGGAATGGAAGTGGACTTAAGTTATACCTATGACCATCTTGGGGAGTCTGCCAAGGTTCTTCAAGAAATTGCATCAGGAACTCATCCATTCGCACAG GTCTTGGCTAAAGCAAAGCATCCTGTTGTTGTGGTTGGCAGCAGCTGCCTGCAGAGAGAAGATGGGGCTGCGATAATGGCTGCTGTGTCAACTATTGCTCAAAATGCTCGCATCAGCAGTGAAGTGGAGGAAACTTGGAAAGTTCTCAATGTGCTTCACAG GGTTGCCAGTCAAGTGGCTGCACTTGATCTTGGGTATAAGCCAGGAGTGGAGGCTATCCGGAAGAACCCACCTAAAGTTCTGTTCCTCGTAGGAGCAGATGCTGACTGCATTACTCGCCAAGACCTCCCGAAGGATAGCTTCATAATTTATCAAG GTCACCATGGAGATGTTGGTGCGCCAATGGCTGATATCATACTTCCAGGAGCTGCATACACTGAGAAATGTAGCACCTATGTGAACACTGAGGGCCGTGCCCAGCAGACCAAAGTGGCTGTGACTCCTCCGGGTATAGCCAGGGAGGACTGGAGGATCATCAGAGCCATATCTGAG CTTGCTGGAGTGACTCTGCCCTATGACACCCTTGATGAAGTACGCGGGAGACTTGCAGAGGTTTCTCCAAATCTGGTGCGATACGATGATGTCGAGGAGGCCAACTACTTTAAGCAGGCTAATCAACTGTCTAAG GCAGTGAACCAGGCTGTCCTTACTGAACCTTTAGTCCCTCCACAGATTACTGTGAAAGATTTCTATATGACAG ATCCGATCAGCAGAGCCTCCCAGACGATGGCAAAGTGTGTGAAAGCTGTGAAAGAGGGCGCACAAGCTGTAGACGAGCCAGCCATATGCTAA
- the cmklr2 gene encoding chemerin-like receptor 2, translated as MTDSSEDYGNYTYEYYLEYGDLEDIKVDHRQREAMHIISVVIYIISFVLGLIGNGFVIWATSCKSKKTVNSVWLLNLAIADFVFVLFLPFYIDYILRDFHWDFGVFMCKINSFVSVMNMYASVLFLTVLSIDRYVSLVHLNWSQRYRTVERAWVACGCIWVLAAAMSCPALIFRDTMRLHDKVVCFNNFHAQDGHTAAVRHIIIVAIRTTVGFLLPFTAICVTGILLTIKVNRSKGSVRLTSFSKTVSAVILAFFLCWAPFHTFSLMELSIHSSLYLHNILKTGFPLATSLGFFNSCINPMLYMLLGKRVRQILKRACLDITKSSLRELSQSISATEIETVPGAPQDSSPEEPVESSTL; from the coding sequence ATGACTGACTCCAGCGAGGACTATGGAAACTACACTTATGAATATTACCTGGAGTATGGCGACTTGGAAGACATTAAAGTGGACCACAGGCAGAGAGAAGCTATGCACATTATCTCAGTGGTCATCTACATTATCTCCTTTGTGCTTGGCCTGATTGGAAACGGCTTTGTCATCTGGGCGACGAgctgtaaaagtaaaaagactGTCAACAGCGTGTGGTTGCTCAATCTAGCAATCGCAGACtttgtatttgtgctttttctacCTTTCTACATTGATTACATACTGCGGGACTTTCACTGGGACTttggtgtgttcatgtgtaaGATTAATTCATTTGTGTCTGTGATGAACATGTATGCCAGTGTGCTCTTTCTTACAGTGCTCAGTATAGACAGATATGTCTCTCTGGTCCACCTTAACTGGTCTCAAAGGTATCGCACTGTAGAGAGAGCCTGGGTGGCATGTGGTTGCATATGGGTGCTAGCTGCCGCCATGAGCTGTCCTGCGCTGATCTTTCGCGACACCATGCGCTTACATGACAAGGTGGTGTGCTTCAACAACTTCCACGCACAGGATGGACACACGGCAGCTGTAAGACACATCATAATAGTGGCCATTCGCACCACTGTGGGCTTCCTACTGCCGTTTACTGCCATATGTGTAACAGGCATACTTCTGACAATCAAAGTGAATCGATCTAAGGGCTCTGTTCGTTTGACCAGCTTCTCCAAAACAGTCTCTGCAGTGATTCTGGCTTTCTTTTTATGCTGGGCTCCTTTTCATACTTTCAGCTTGATGGAGTTGTCCATACATTCCTCACTATACTTACATAACATACTGAAAACTGGCTTTCCTCTGGCGACCAGCTTAGGTTTTTTTAACAGCTGCATTAACCCCATGCTCTATATGCTGCTGGGCAAAAGGGTTCGTCAAATCCTGAAGCGTGCATGCTTGGACATAACGAAGAGCTCACTGAGAGAGCTCAGCCAGTCCATCTCTGCCACTGAAATTGAGACTGTCCCAGGTGCTCCTCAAGACAGTTCACCAGAGGAGCCCGTGGAGTCATCAACTCTATGA